The Vagococcus penaei genome includes the window ACCCAATTTTAACATGGAATGTCACATTTTTTAATTTATCAACACATGACTCGATACTTAATTTTAAGTCTTCATTATAGAAAAATTCAGCATCTTCTAAACGTGCACGTAATACTTTTTCATTTCCACGAGCAACATTGTCAATAAATTCGGTATTACCATTTCTAACAGCCACAAAATGATTTTGCAGTTGATGCTCTTGATTAAGTACTTCAAAGTAACGTTGATGCTCTTTCATTGATGTTATTAGCACTTCAGATGGTATTACTAAGTACTTATCATCAAAGGTACCAACAAACGCTGTTGGATACTCAACAATATTATTAACCTCTTCTAATAAATTAGTATCTAAAGGAACAATCCATTGATTGTCGCTCTCAATTTTCTTAATTTGTTGCTCAATTAATGCTTTACGTTTAATCGGATCAACTAATACAAATTCTTTTTCTAACTGCTTTTCATAATCAGCAGCATGTGTAATCATTGTACTTTGACCTAAGAAACGGTGTCCACGACTTACACGATCACTTGGGATATCAAAAATTGACATTGGGATTACCTGATTATCAAGTAAGGCAACAATCCAATGTACAGGTCGAATAAATTTGTAACTGAAATCTGCCCAATGCATTGAAACTGGGAAAGTCATCGCTTCGACGATTGAAGATAGTCCAGGTAGAATATCAGCAACTTGCTGCCCTTTTTCTTGCTTTATAGCATAAACATAGTCAACACCTTTTAATTCTTCGAAAAACAAATCATCCGCTGTGACACCTTGGCCACGAGCAAAACCAAGAGCAGCTTTTGACCAATTTCCGTCTGTATCCAAGGCAATTTTTTTAGCTGGACCTTTAGCTTTTTCAGAAATATCCGTTTGCTTATCTGCTAAATCATTTACTCGAATTGCTAAGCGTCTAGGAGTTGAAAAAGCATCAATTGATGAAAAAGTTAAACGATGATCATTTAAAAAATCAGTTACTCGCTCAACTAATTGATTCATACTCGGGGTTACTAAATGAGCGGGAACTTCTTCTAAACCGACTTCTAATAAAAATTGTTTTGTCATCTTACGCTTCCTCCTCAGTTTTTTGTTGTAATAATGGGAATCCTAATTTTTCACGTTCTGCCACAAAGGTCTTCGCTAGCTCTCGCGCCATTTTACGAATACGTGATAAATATCCAGCACGTTCTGTTACTGAAACCGCACCACGAGCGTCCAACAAATTAAAAGCATGGCTACATTTTAAAACAAAGTCATAAGCTGGATGAACTAATCCTTTGTCAATACAACGTGTTGCTTCTGCTTCATACATATTAAATAAGTTTAACAACATCTCCTGATTACTTTCATCAAATGAATATACTGAATGTTCATATTCTGGTTGGACAAAAATTTCACCATATTTTACACCATGGGTCCACTCTAAGTCATATACACTTTCCACTTCTTGGATATAAGATGCTAAACGCTCTAACCCATAAGTCAACTCTGACGTAACTGGGCGACATTCTAGACCACCAACTTGTTGGAAATAAGTAAACTGAGTAATTTCCATTCCATCTAACCAAACTTCCCATCCTAAACCAGCACAGCCCATAGAAGGATTTTCCCAATTATCTTCGACAAAACGAATATCATGTTGTAATGGATCAATTCCTAAAACTTTTAAACTATCTAAGTACAACTCTTGGATATTTAAAGGTGATGGTTTCATTACCACCTGAAATTGATGATGTTGGTACAATCGGTTGGGATTATCACCATAGCGTCCATCAGCTGGACGTCTTGACGGCTCCACGTAAGCCGCATTCCAAGGTTCTGGTCCAATAGCACGTAAAAAGGTATAAGGACTCATTGTTCCTGCACCTTTTTCGGTATCATAAGCTTGCATCAACATACAACCTTGTTCAGACCAATACTTTTGTAGCGCTAAAATCATTTCTTGCACAGTCAATTTCTGACTCATTTAAAATTC containing:
- the glyS gene encoding glycine--tRNA ligase subunit beta, which produces MTKQFLLEVGLEEVPAHLVTPSMNQLVERVTDFLNDHRLTFSSIDAFSTPRRLAIRVNDLADKQTDISEKAKGPAKKIALDTDGNWSKAALGFARGQGVTADDLFFEELKGVDYVYAIKQEKGQQVADILPGLSSIVEAMTFPVSMHWADFSYKFIRPVHWIVALLDNQVIPMSIFDIPSDRVSRGHRFLGQSTMITHAADYEKQLEKEFVLVDPIKRKALIEQQIKKIESDNQWIVPLDTNLLEEVNNIVEYPTAFVGTFDDKYLVIPSEVLITSMKEHQRYFEVLNQEHQLQNHFVAVRNGNTEFIDNVARGNEKVLRARLEDAEFFYNEDLKLSIESCVDKLKNVTFHVKIGSIYEKMQRVSLISQVIGQKVGLTQEELTDLKRASDIYKFDLMTNMVNEFPELQGIIGEKYALIHGEKETVAQAIREHYLPNSSDSELPVSNIGAVLAIADKLDSLMTFFTVGLVPKGSNDPYALRRQAYGIIRILEDKKWSFPIGAIETDIQTLINQNQAVFGIELSDEERHIPAFMKSRVKQWLLAKKLRHDIIEAVIESKQDDVTKMFEVAHLLKEHSENHNFKPAVESLTRVLNLSAKNTAEQFSVNPDLFENTAEKDLYHAVVQIEHEVTELSLAERFTKLQELTPLIEAYFEDTMVMADDEAIKQNRLNQLSKIASLSMSIANLERLIVK
- the glyQ gene encoding glycine--tRNA ligase subunit alpha, which gives rise to MSQKLTVQEMILALQKYWSEQGCMLMQAYDTEKGAGTMSPYTFLRAIGPEPWNAAYVEPSRRPADGRYGDNPNRLYQHHQFQVVMKPSPLNIQELYLDSLKVLGIDPLQHDIRFVEDNWENPSMGCAGLGWEVWLDGMEITQFTYFQQVGGLECRPVTSELTYGLERLASYIQEVESVYDLEWTHGVKYGEIFVQPEYEHSVYSFDESNQEMLLNLFNMYEAEATRCIDKGLVHPAYDFVLKCSHAFNLLDARGAVSVTERAGYLSRIRKMARELAKTFVAEREKLGFPLLQQKTEEEA